Part of the Nitrospirota bacterium genome is shown below.
TTAGCCCACTAAGCAATCCTCCGAGAGGCTTTGAAAGCCTCCTGATGCCTGAAAACTTAAACAAACCGATTGCCTCTTTAAGTGTGCCTTTGTAAATGCCAAAGCTAATGACCTTTGAAAACACTGGACGCTCCTTTAGGCATTCACCGCAAGAGCCTGCCTGAGGAGCAGGAAGGGGCGTTGCACATGACCTACATGAGTTCCCTTCATAGGAGGACATTCCGTTCCAGCAGTCAATGCATATAGGTGAGTGTAGAAACCTATTAGAGTCTTTCCCGCACACAGGGCATTTTGACGGGTATATGAGATTTACTATGGCAGGGGCTAATTTATCTTTAAGCCACTTTTGCAGTTCCCGCACCTTGGACCCATATGGAGTTTTGCTTTTGGCACCTTATTTTTAGTCCCGCATGAAATACAGAACACTATCAGGAACTCTTGCTCACCCTGCTTGCCTGTCTGAGTCGTATCCGACAATGTGGATGCCTTGACAAAATTCATGTAGTTTGCATCTATATCTGTGAGCTCGATTCCCATTCCGTTTTTAACGATAACCGAGTCTGTCTTCACTATCTTTCTAACAATCCCTTTCAGTCGTGATGTCTTTCCGTCAGGTAGGTAAATCGTAATGTTAAGCGTACTGCCTGGTGCAAGTCCGTGGTGGGTTCTTATAAATATTCCTCTTTCGGAAAGGTCGGAAGATATGCCCCTGTAATTTTTCTCTCCCGAGGAGAACTCGACCTCAAGCCTTCTTGTGAATCTTTCAAAAGCCCTTTTGTCTTCCATCAGAATTGCTCTTTAATGGTGATTAGCTTTTCCCGCTCCTTGCCAGTAGATATCATATGGACATTTACCTTTAGCAGTTTCTCTATAGCCTTAATGTATTTCTGGGCTGAAGAAGGCAGTGTCTTGAACTCCCTTATACCTGCTGTGCTTTCTGACCATCCGCTCATGATTTCATAAACAGGCTCTGCGGATTCAAGCAAAGCTATCTCCTTTGGGAATTCCTCGACAACCCTTCCATTACACTTATATGAGGTGCATACCTTTATTGTCTCAAGCCCATCTAATATGTCAAGTTTTGTAATGGCAATGCCTGTAATGCCGTTAACCCT
Proteins encoded:
- a CDS encoding ComF family protein, giving the protein MRELQKWLKDKLAPAIVNLIYPSKCPVCGKDSNRFLHSPICIDCWNGMSSYEGNSCRSCATPLPAPQAGSCGECLKERPVFSKVISFGIYKGTLKEAIGLFKFSGIRRLSKPLGGLLSGLNIPKADCIIPVPLEIHGLKERGFNQSLLIAKELSQALKIPLFQDVLYKKRRTLPQIGLSASERAVNLKDAFGVKRRLDDKEVLLVDDVMTTGATVKECSKELIKAGGSRVTVVVLARAEM
- a CDS encoding PilZ domain-containing protein yields the protein MEDKRAFERFTRRLEVEFSSGEKNYRGISSDLSERGIFIRTHHGLAPGSTLNITIYLPDGKTSRLKGIVRKIVKTDSVIVKNGMGIELTDIDANYMNFVKASTLSDTTQTGKQGEQEFLIVFCISCGTKNKVPKAKLHMGPRCGNCKSGLKIN